The nucleotide window CGGGCCTCAGCTCAAAGCGCTCGTCGTCGACCATAAACAGCTGGCCGTCGCGGCGCACCACGGGCCGCTCGGCGGCGAAATAGAGCGGCACCAGCTCGATGTTCTCGGCCTGGATGTAGGCCCAGATGTCCTGCTCGGTGAAGTTGGAGAGCGGGAACACCCGCATGCTCTCGTCGGCGGCCAGGGCGCTGTTGACGTGGGACCACAGCTCCGGGCGCTGGCGCCTGGGCTCCCAGCGCTGGTGGGCGTCACGGTGGGAGAACACCCGCTCCTTGGCCCGGGAGGCCTCCTCGTCGCGGCGGGCGCCACCGAAGGCGGCGTCGTACCGGCCCCTGGCCAGCTCGCCCTTGAGGGCCTCGGTCTTCATCACGTCCGTATAGCGGCTGCCGTGCTCGAAGGGACTGAGCCGGTCCGGGTGCTGGACCACCTTCAGCTCCAGGCCGAACTTCCTGGCCTGGGCGTCGCGAAAGGCGTACATGGCCTGGAACTTCCAGCCGGTGTCGATGTGCAGCACCGGGAAGGGCACGGGGCCCGGCAGGAAGGCCTTGCGCACCAGATGCAGCAGCACGCTGGAATCCTTGCCGATGGAATAGAGCATCACCGGCCGCTCGAACTCGGCGGCAGTCTCGCGGATGATGTGGATGGCCTGGGCTTCCAGGGCCTGGAGATGGGGGCTCAGGGTCATGATGCCTCCTGGTAAAGGGTCACGGTTTCGCCAATGATCAGCAGCGCCGGGGACTGCACCTGGTGCCGGGCCAGGGTGTCG belongs to Gallaecimonas sp. GXIMD4217 and includes:
- the cysD gene encoding sulfate adenylyltransferase subunit CysD encodes the protein MTLSPHLQALEAQAIHIIRETAAEFERPVMLYSIGKDSSVLLHLVRKAFLPGPVPFPVLHIDTGWKFQAMYAFRDAQARKFGLELKVVQHPDRLSPFEHGSRYTDVMKTEALKGELARGRYDAAFGGARRDEEASRAKERVFSHRDAHQRWEPRRQRPELWSHVNSALAADESMRVFPLSNFTEQDIWAYIQAENIELVPLYFAAERPVVRRDGQLFMVDDERFELRPGEVIERRKVRFRTLGCYPLTAAIESEADSLEAVLEELGHLGASERSGRLIDKDQAAAMERKKRQGYF